The sequence GCCTTCTGGTTTGCAATCAGCCTGGCCCATGTCTGATGTTCAACATCGGTGTACTGTGGTACAGGATAAGAATGAATATCAAGTACGGCATCCGGTACGGACAATTGCATATCGGATCTGAGGGTTGCTGCTTCATCGGTATACACAAGAGCGCTCCTAAATGGTATTTTTCACAGCAACTGTTCTAAACTAGCCTTTCATTCTACAAAAAGTTGAGAGCAATTTTTCATCTAAAATGCTAACAAAATAAATATTTATGCAATTTAACACCAATTAAACATAAAATGAGGGGAGAAAGAACCATGGAATTAGACAGGACTGATATAAAAATTCTGAACGAGCTTCAGTTACATGGCCGCTTAAGCAATGTAGAGCTGGCCGAAATCATCGCGTTGTCTCCTTCACCATGCTTGCGCAGGCTCAAACAACTCGAAGATAGTGGTGTTATTCGCAAATATGTTGCACTTTTGGATCCACTATTAATCGGACTGGGTTTGCAGGCATTTATCCGGGTTTCTCTGGAAAAACGCGGGCATAGCCATTTACAGGAATTTGTCACTGCCATTCAGGAATGGCCGGAGGTGGTGAACTGCTATGCAATGACAGGGGAAATGGATTATCTCTTGCAGGTGTACTTTGAAGATATGACCCACTTTTCCAAGTTTGTCATGGGGCAGCTTCTGCAACACCCTGGTATTGCGGATATCAAATCAAGCTTTGTTTTAAAAGAATTTAAAAACACCACGCACCTGCCTCTCAACCACCTGAACCCATAATAAAGTAAGGGGAGAGACACGCCTGTGCCTCACCCCTTCACTGCACGGCTTATCTTTCAACCCTGACAATCAAGCGGTTTTCATGCATGCTGTCCCTAAATGACCTCGGTAAAAACAACCTGAATCGCACTTGCCTGTCATACTTTGGCATCAGCAGAGCCATTCAAATATCCGGTTTAAATCCACGCAAACCAACCCACCATTCTTACAATAAAAATGAAAAGAAAACATAATCGGAAACTTACATACTGTCTGTTTTCCATCAATAAGCTGATGGAAATCTTCCTTAACGCTTGCCAGAAGCTGGGTATTTCAGCTATACCAAAGCAGATATTTATATCAAAAGACACAGCATAATGAGTTTAATAACGCTCTGGCTAATCGCAGCAGCTCTCCTGGCCGGATTAGAAATGCTGACAGGCAGCTTTTACTTACTCGCCATCGCCATCGGGCTCGCCAGTGCGGCCTTTACCGCATGGCTAGGTTTTAACTTTACAGTGCAAACTAGCACGGCAGCGCTCGTTGGCCTGATCGCTGTCGCAGCGCTCAGGCAATGGCAAAGTAAACATGACAGCAGCCCAGAGGAAATCAGCAGTGATATCGGCCAGCATGTAGAAATCGTGGCATGGCAAGGAGAAAGGCATGCCCGGGTTCGCTATCGCGGAACACTGTGGGATGCGGAACTGGCCGCTGGCTCCGAAACAGGCTTAAGCCATTACATAATTATTGCCACCCAGGGCAACTCTCTTATCCTCAACCATTCACCACTAAGGCACACCTGATGGAATTCGGATTTCCCTTTTTTTTCTTGATTACCGCTGTTATTTTCATCGCAAAAACATTCAAGGTTGTGCCCCAGCAGCACGCCCTTATTATTGAACGCCTTGGTAAATTTCATGCTGTTTTACAACCGGGCCTAAGCTTTATCGTGCCCTTTATTGATCGGGTTGCTTACAACTTATCACTCAAAGAAATCCCGCTTGATGTGCCATCACAAATTTGTATTACACGGGACAACACCCAGCTGCAAGTCGATGGCCTTTTGTATTACCAGGTTACCGATCCTAAGCTTGCTTCCTATGGCACATCCGATTACGTAATGGCCATTACGCAGCTGGCACAAACCACCCTGCGCTCGGTCATCGGCAAGCTGGAGCTGGACAAAACGTTTGAAGAGCGCGACGACATCAATGCCG comes from Iodobacter ciconiae and encodes:
- a CDS encoding Lrp/AsnC family transcriptional regulator, with product MELDRTDIKILNELQLHGRLSNVELAEIIALSPSPCLRRLKQLEDSGVIRKYVALLDPLLIGLGLQAFIRVSLEKRGHSHLQEFVTAIQEWPEVVNCYAMTGEMDYLLQVYFEDMTHFSKFVMGQLLQHPGIADIKSSFVLKEFKNTTHLPLNHLNP
- a CDS encoding NfeD family protein yields the protein MSLITLWLIAAALLAGLEMLTGSFYLLAIAIGLASAAFTAWLGFNFTVQTSTAALVGLIAVAALRQWQSKHDSSPEEISSDIGQHVEIVAWQGERHARVRYRGTLWDAELAAGSETGLSHYIIIATQGNSLILNHSPLRHT